GCGGCTTGGGCCTCGAAGCTCAGCGGGCCAAGGTTCAGCAGCTTGCCGACAGTCGCCGGGCTGTGGTGATGGCCGAGTTCGTGGAGGTGGAGAGCGGCAGGAAAGCCGATCGCCCCCAGCTGGCCGCTGCACTTGCTGAAGCTCGCAGGCGGAGTGCCGCTGTCGCCGTGGCAAAGCTCGACAGGATCGCCCGGGACGCTGAGCTGGTGCTCAGGCTGAGTCGCGAAGCTCAGGCCAATGGCATGGCTGGGTTCCTGTTCTGCGATCTGCCCGACATCGATGCCACCACGTCTGCAGGTCGGCTGATCCTGTCAGTGATGGCTTCAGTGGCTGAGTTCGAGGCCCGGCGGATCAGTGAGCGCACAAAGGAAGCACTTGCTGCAGCGAAGGCCAGAGGCGTCCAGCTGGGCGGGCTGAGGCCAAACACCATCGCCCGGAACGATGCCGCGAAGAATCGAGCCCAGGCCGATGCAGAAGCTCTGCGGTCCCTGCTGGAGCCAATGGCCGCCCAGGGCTACAGCCTGAGACAGATGGCCTCTGCCCTGGCTGCAGCGGGCACCAAGGGGCGCACAGGTCGACCGCTGAGTCCCTCAAAAGTGCGTGCTCATTTGGAGAGACTGGGCCTGGCAACGGGCGGAAACAACCATCTGGGTGGTCGCTTGCCGGGGCCGCTGGGGCCAGCAGTCCGTCCTGATTGATTGGCTCAAGGTGCTTCAGCCCGAGCTCATCGCAGTCACCTCGTTCTGGCCGTTGCACGAACTCGAGCCGGCTGGGCGATGTGTAGTTGCTGGACTATCCCAGTGGTCAGCCAGGCCTTCGCTGCCCAGCCTGGAAACGTCGCCCAGCACTCCCATGGATGAACGCCACGCCCGCTTGGCTGAGCTTCGACGTCAGCTTGCGGACCTGAGCGCCAAAGGACGCGCCACCGCCCCAGGCTCACCGGAGCAGGAGGCCGCCCTGACGGAGTGGGGGGAGAAGCTGGGCCAGGTGCTGGCGCTTGCGGATGAGCTGGAGGGGTAGGGGGGAGAGGCCAAGGGAGGCCGCAATGCCAATCAGGCCAGCTTCTTCCTCAGGGCAGCCCGCACACGATCCGCATGGCGATAGATCTCGCTAGGGGTGTCAACCTGCACCAGCTTTGGCTCGGCATCGTCAAAAATCTCTATCTTCTTTTGACCACCGTTGAAGTGCAGCCTGACTATCGCTTTCCAGCTATTCTGGTCTAGAAGGACATTGCAGTAGGCCTTGGTGTCCTTTTCGCTCAGCCGGTTGGGATCTATTTCCGAAGCGCAGATCGCACGGACGATGTAGAGGCCCTCCATCTCATCTGACGTGGTCACAATGGCATCGGCGTCAGGCCGACTGACCTCCTCTGGAGCTGGTGCCGTGACTACCTCTGGCGCTTTCA
This sequence is a window from Cyanobium sp. PCC 7001. Protein-coding genes within it:
- a CDS encoding recombinase family protein, producing MSTLYRAQRALPVGTGEDSGLQLVAYYRVSTTRQGESGLGLEAQRAKVQQLADSRRAVVMAEFVEVESGRKADRPQLAAALAEARRRSAAVAVAKLDRIARDAELVLRLSREAQANGMAGFLFCDLPDIDATTSAGRLILSVMASVAEFEARRISERTKEALAAAKARGVQLGGLRPNTIARNDAAKNRAQADAEALRSLLEPMAAQGYSLRQMASALAAAGTKGRTGRPLSPSKVRAHLERLGLATGGNNHLGGRLPGPLGPAVRPD